A genome region from Bacillaceae bacterium IKA-2 includes the following:
- a CDS encoding alpha/beta hydrolase has product MKHIFNQGKDKTKPTLLLLHGTGGTELDLLPLASVIDKDASVLSVRGDVLENGMPRFFRRLAEGIFDEEDLVFRTKTLADFIKQASKEHGFDVNNVVAIGYSNGANIAASLLFHYQNALKGAILHHPMVPLRGIELPDLSNVPIFIAAGENDPICSQAESTELQSKLTKAGSDVVVHWEDNGHSLTQTEVNAAFEWYQKNFS; this is encoded by the coding sequence ATGAAACATATTTTTAATCAAGGTAAAGATAAAACAAAACCAACATTGCTTTTGTTGCACGGGACAGGAGGAACGGAATTAGATCTTTTACCCTTAGCTAGCGTTATTGATAAAGATGCCTCTGTACTGAGTGTTCGTGGAGATGTGTTAGAAAATGGAATGCCACGTTTTTTTCGCCGCTTAGCAGAAGGAATATTTGATGAAGAAGATTTAGTATTTCGTACAAAAACGTTAGCTGATTTTATCAAACAGGCATCAAAGGAACATGGATTTGACGTCAATAATGTAGTCGCGATTGGATATTCAAATGGTGCAAATATTGCGGCTAGTCTTTTATTTCATTACCAGAATGCTTTAAAAGGAGCGATCCTTCATCACCCGATGGTTCCGCTAAGAGGGATAGAGTTACCAGACTTGTCTAACGTACCAATTTTTATAGCAGCAGGCGAAAATGATCCAATTTGTTCCCAAGCAGAGTCTACAGAATTACAATCGAAGTTAACAAAAGCAGGATCGGATGTAGTTGTTCATTGGGAAGATAACGGACATTCATTAACACAAACGGAAGTAAACGCGGCTTTTGAATGGTATCAAAAGAATTTTAGCTAA